From the Chlamydiota bacterium genome, the window TTTTAAAACCGATTCCTGCCAAGATCATCAAAAATCCTAAAAGAAGAATTTTTTCATTCATCGGATGCTGAGCGACATATTGAACAATTTCTGAAAAATGGGTTGAGCCGGTGACGCCATAAATAAAGCTGATTCCATAAAGAAGAAACCCGGATGAAAGGGCTGCTAAAATCAAATATTTGAGGCCCGCCTCGATGGATTTTGCATCGGTTCTTAAATAGGTCGACATGATAAAAAAGGAGATCGTGACAAGCTCGAGGGAAACGAAGAGGACTAGAAAATCGACAGAGGAAGATAAAAAAATCATTCCGAGAGTGGCCATGAGGATTAAAAGAAAAAACTCACCCTGACCCCGTTCGAGGTTGTGTGCATAATCGCGAGACATGATGAGAACGAAAAGAGAAGTCAGAATAAAAAAGGCTTTAAAAAAATAAGCGAGGGCATCATTCACATAAAGTTCCGGATAAAGGGTTGTGCCCTTTCCCCAGTTAAAAATATGAAATAGGAAAAGAATGAATGTAAAAACAATGCTCCACGTTCCTATTCTTTCTTTCTTTGAAAAAATATCAATAAAGAAAAGAACGATTAATGTAGCAATGCTGATCAATTCGATGTTAAAAGATTGAAAAAGAGAGATGAAAGGGCTCATGCTTCCCCTTTCATCTGATGAGTCGCTTGGCAAGCGACGGCTCGAGTCGTATTCTTTTCAGAACGATGAATGATTTTGGATGTTCCCTGATCAATAAGGTTTATTAATAAAGAAGGCCAAAATCCAACGATCAGGAGGACCGCGATGAGAAGCACAAAAGGAATTTTCTGAAAAAAGCTTTTTACATCCTGAACGTGATTCCAGCGGGGATTGAGAGGGCCAAAGAAGACGCCTCGAATCATTCGTAGGAGATAGGTTGCGGTAATAATAATTCCAAAAACAGCTAGAATCCCTTGAAAAGGGTGGCGGCTCCAGGCCCCTAAAAAAATAAGAATTTCAGCCACAAAATTGGCAAATCCAGGAAGTCCGCTTGAAGCCATCGCTGCCATGCTAAAACAAGTCGCAATGAAGGGAAGTTTTTTTGCCAGACCTCCGAACTCCTCAACCATTCGTGTATGGGTTTCATTATAGCAATGACCAATCAAGGCAAAAGAAAGGGCGGCCATAATTCCATGGGCAAAAATCATGAGGATAGCGCCATTCAAGCCTTCTGAATTAAGACAGGCAATGCCCAACAGAACGTAGCCCATGTGACTACAGCTTGAGTACCCGACAATAAATTTCATATCTTTTTGTGTGAGGGCAATCCAGCCGCAGTAAATCATGTTGAGAGAAGCTAAATAGGCGAGGGGTTTTGCCCAATAATGGGCGCCTTCAGGGAGAAGATTAATGGCAATGCGAATGATGGCATAGGCCCCTAATTTCTTTAAGACTCCGGCATGAAGCATGCTCACAGCTGAAGGAGCAGCCGCATAACCCATGGGGGACCAAGTGTGAAAAGGCCAGAGGGAAGCGATCACTCCAAATCCAATCGTGATGAGTGGGAAAAGCCAAATTTGCAGTTGAGAATTTAAAGGATGAATGCTCAAGAATTGCTCTAGCTCTGGAATGCTAAATGTAGTAAGCCCTGTTGAAAAATAAAGGACCAATAATGCGACCAGGGAAAGAACGGCTCCGCTCGTGATATAAAGCGTTAGCTTCATCGTGGCATATTCTTTGTTGGTGGAGCCCCAAATCCCAATGAGAGGATACATGGGGATCACAGCCATTTCGTAAAAAAAATAGAAAAGGAAAAGATCCAATGAAATAAAAACGCCGTAAACGCTTGTAATGAGGAAGAGAAAAAACACAAAATATTCTTTAATTCTTGTTTTAATGGAGTATGAAATAAGAACGCCTGTAAAGGCACAAAAGCCTTGAAGTAGAATCATGACGATCCCTATTCCATCTACACCGACGTGATAGGAAATGCCGAGTGATTTGACCCAGGAAATCTGATTGACAAATTGATATCCTCCGAGCCCCCGATCGTAACGGGCCCAGACAAAAAGGGCCAAAGCAAGCGGTATGGAGGTTGCAATGACGGCCACACGACGAATCCACGTCTCTTTCTCTTTGGGAAGGAAGAGAATGGATAGGGCGCCCATCAAAGGGGATAGTAAAATGTAAGTAAGAATGCTCATCGGTTCCTTTTAAATCAAAAATCAAATATCAAAAATCAAAATTATGGTAGAGATTGATGAAAAACTTCTGAAACGCATGAATTTTTGAATTTTAATTTGTCATTTTGATATTTGCATTTTGATTTTTGATTTAACTCTGTTGTTTTATCTCAATAAAAGAACAAACACCAATCCTGCAACTCCAGCGAAGAAAATAAGCGCATACGTCTGCACTCTTCCTGTTTGGCAAAATCTTAAAATTTCACCACTGGTTCGGGTTGTTTTTGCTACACCATTTACCCAAAGACGCATCAGAATATAACGATCAAAAAGTTGGCAAGAAATCGCGATCGTTTGTTGAACATAGTCCACGATCCATTGATAAAGAGGGTCGATATAGTATTTTTGAATGAGAATTTCATGGGGAATTCTAAAAATTTTTTTCAAGAAGTGAGCACCCTGGGCATTTCTCCAAGAATAAAGAAGAAATGCGCATAGAACACCCGAAAACACAATTCCTTGAGAAAGGATGGCGAGATGTTGGTTCAGGGGCTCATGAGCTGAGCCCGAAATCCATTCTGGAATTCCAATAAAACCTGTGACAACAGCACCGATCGCTAAAATAATGAGGGGTCCTGTCATTACCTTAGGTGATTCGTGAGGGGCATGTTTCCATTTTTTGGGGCCCAGAAAAGCGACAAAGACGGCTCGAGACATGTAAAAGGCGGTCATCCAGGTGACGATGAGTCCTGTTTTATAAAGGAAAGAATTATTTTGAAGGGCTACAAGAAGAATTTCATCTTTACTCCAAAAACCGCTGAAGGGAAAAACGGCAGCCAGGGCCAATGACCCAATGAGAAATGTCAAAGTCGTTACAGACATTTTTTTTGAAAGCGCACCCATTTCCCAAATATTTTGGGTGTGAAGGGCATGAATCACACTGCCCGCTCCCAAGAAAAGAAGCGCTTTAAAAAAGGCATGAGTTGCTAAATGGTACATTCCGGCCGTTTTTGCGCCAAGGCCCATGGCCATCACCATCAGGCCCAATTGGCTCAAGGTAGAATAAGCCAAGATACGCTTAATATCATTTTGAACCAAGGCGATGCTTGCTGCAAAAATAGAAGTAAATCCTCCTATATATGAAATCAGAATCATCGCATCAGGGGATGAGTCAAAGAGGAAAAAGAGCCGTGCCAATAAATAAATACCTGCGGCAACCATGGTGGCGGCATGAATGAGGGCGCTAACAGGAGTAGGGCCTTCCATGGCATCTGGCAGCCAAACGTGCAATGGAAATTGGGCCGATTTTCCTAAAACGCCGCAAAAAATTAAAGTTCCGACGAGAGCGAGCGTCCCTGGATGGACAAGACCTAATTCAAACAGTCGAGGTAAAATCGATTCAATTTGATGAAAATTAAAGGTGCCTTGCGCAGTTCCTTGGCTGCAGATGGTCCAACACAAAAGAATCCCCAGCATGAAACCAAAATCTCCCACCCGATTTACAAGAAATGCCTTATTTCCTGCATCAGCAGCACTATCCTTCTCAAACCAGAATCCAATTAAGAGATAAGAACTGGCTCCAACCAATTCCCAGAAAATAAACATTTGGATAAAATTATTTGAAAGAATAATCCCTAGCATTGAAAATGCAAAGAGACTTAAAGAGGCAAAATAACGCGATTTTCCAGGGTCCTTTTCCATGTACCCCAGAGAATAAATAAAAATAGTGCTGCCAATTCCGGTTACCACGAGAAGCATGAGTAAGGATAATTTGTCTAGAATCCATCCGATCTCGAGCTGGATAGATTCGATGTGAATCCATATAATCGAGTTTTCTTGAGGGTGCCAGCCTGGATGAAACGATTGGATAAATAAAGCAAGCGTTGCAACAAATGAAATTAAAAGACCTGTCATAGCAACCCCAGCGCTCAATTGAGGATAGCGCAGTGTAAGAAGGGTAATGATGACGCAAGCTATTAATGGCGAAAATAAAATGAGCCAAATCATAAGTCGCTATGCTCCTTAAATCCAAAAATCAAATATCCCGCCCAAGGGCGAGGCCCGCCACAGGCGGCAAAAATCAAAATGACAAACCAAAATTTAAAATGCTTCCCTTGCAAGGGTGCTAGAATATTTTGAATTTTGATATGTCATTTTGCATTTTGATTTTTGGACTTTGGATTTTTCCTCTTTACCATCGTAAAGATTTAATATAATCCGTATCAACAGATTTCTTGTTTCTAAAAAGCGTGATTAAAATTGCAAGACCTACTGCCACTTCAGCTGCTGCAATGGTCATGATAAAAAAAACAAAAATTTGTCCATCCAGATTGCCGGAAAAACGTGAAAACGCAACAAAAGATAAATTAACGGCATTGAGCATGATCTCTAGAGAAAGCAAAATCATTAAGGCATTTCTCCTTAAAAGAACGCCCAAAATGCCTGTGGTGAAAAGAATCCCACTTAAAATGAGATAATGCTGTAAGGAAATCATTTCCATCCTTTTTTTGATAACACCGTTACCCCTAGAATAGCTGTTAAAAGCACGAAGGAGATAATTTCAAAAGGTAAAAGGTGTTTAGTAAAAAGCAAATGCCCGACGGCTTCAATTGTTCCCTCACTCGACGGAATCATTTTAGATGGGTTTTGCAAAAAAGGTGCTAGAACAAAATAAAGTTCTGTTACAAAAGAAAGGGCGATAGGAACCGCAAACCAACGAGCTGGGCCCGAGCGAAAAGATTCTTCCCCTTCCTGGTCAAGATTGAGAAGCATGACGACAAAGAGAAAGAGAACAAGAATAGCGCCTGCGTAAACGATGAGTTGAATAGCGGCCACAAAATAAGCATGAAGCATGAGGTAGAGGGCTGCCAGGGCAAACATGGTTAAAACCAGATAAAGAACGGAATAAACAGGATGTCTTGTAAAAATAACAAGCAAGGCTGTTATGACCGCTAAAGTGGCAAAACAGTAAAAGAGAATAGATTCTAACATGTAAATCCCCTTTTTAATTTAAAATCCAGTCATGAAAATGAGACGTTGTTACTGGCTATTCCCCTCCTTTGTACCCCAAAGGGGAGGAACTCAATTTTCATCCACTTGGGTGGACTGAAAGTTCATGATGACAAAAATCAAAATGCAAAATGACATACTAAAATTCAAAATTTCTAGTGCGATTGCAAGTGATACATTTTAGGTTTTACATTGTCCGACAAGATTTTTGATGTTTGATTTTTGGATTTTAATTGCCAAATTTTGCGTATTTTACCTTAGCCGCTTAGCTTTGTAAAGATTGCATCCTTCCTAGCAGAGAGTTTCTTCCAATTTTCATCAAGGCATAGAATGGAAGATGAATGATACTCTCTTGTCTTGAAAAATTAAGTTGAGAAATTTTGAGAGCATGGGAAACATTTTTATCTTTTTCTTTTAGTTGGAAGGGTTCTGGTAAAGCAGTATCATACTTTTGGGGTTAAGCTGATAGATATATCTACTCTCATTAAAGGAAGTTAAATCATTAAAAAATTGAGAAAAGCAT encodes:
- a CDS encoding NADH-quinone oxidoreductase subunit M; translation: MSILTYILLSPLMGALSILFLPKEKETWIRRVAVIATSIPLALALFVWARYDRGLGGYQFVNQISWVKSLGISYHVGVDGIGIVMILLQGFCAFTGVLISYSIKTRIKEYFVFFLFLITSVYGVFISLDLFLFYFFYEMAVIPMYPLIGIWGSTNKEYATMKLTLYITSGAVLSLVALLVLYFSTGLTTFSIPELEQFLSIHPLNSQLQIWLFPLITIGFGVIASLWPFHTWSPMGYAAAPSAVSMLHAGVLKKLGAYAIIRIAINLLPEGAHYWAKPLAYLASLNMIYCGWIALTQKDMKFIVGYSSCSHMGYVLLGIACLNSEGLNGAILMIFAHGIMAALSFALIGHCYNETHTRMVEEFGGLAKKLPFIATCFSMAAMASSGLPGFANFVAEILIFLGAWSRHPFQGILAVFGIIITATYLLRMIRGVFFGPLNPRWNHVQDVKSFFQKIPFVLLIAVLLIVGFWPSLLINLIDQGTSKIIHRSEKNTTRAVACQATHQMKGEA
- the nuoL gene encoding NADH-quinone oxidoreductase subunit L, which encodes MIWLILFSPLIACVIITLLTLRYPQLSAGVAMTGLLISFVATLALFIQSFHPGWHPQENSIIWIHIESIQLEIGWILDKLSLLMLLVVTGIGSTIFIYSLGYMEKDPGKSRYFASLSLFAFSMLGIILSNNFIQMFIFWELVGASSYLLIGFWFEKDSAADAGNKAFLVNRVGDFGFMLGILLCWTICSQGTAQGTFNFHQIESILPRLFELGLVHPGTLALVGTLIFCGVLGKSAQFPLHVWLPDAMEGPTPVSALIHAATMVAAGIYLLARLFFLFDSSPDAMILISYIGGFTSIFAASIALVQNDIKRILAYSTLSQLGLMVMAMGLGAKTAGMYHLATHAFFKALLFLGAGSVIHALHTQNIWEMGALSKKMSVTTLTFLIGSLALAAVFPFSGFWSKDEILLVALQNNSFLYKTGLIVTWMTAFYMSRAVFVAFLGPKKWKHAPHESPKVMTGPLIILAIGAVVTGFIGIPEWISGSAHEPLNQHLAILSQGIVFSGVLCAFLLYSWRNAQGAHFLKKIFRIPHEILIQKYYIDPLYQWIVDYVQQTIAISCQLFDRYILMRLWVNGVAKTTRTSGEILRFCQTGRVQTYALIFFAGVAGLVFVLLLR
- the nuoK gene encoding NADH-quinone oxidoreductase subunit NuoK, producing the protein MISLQHYLILSGILFTTGILGVLLRRNALMILLSLEIMLNAVNLSFVAFSRFSGNLDGQIFVFFIMTIAAAEVAVGLAILITLFRNKKSVDTDYIKSLRW
- a CDS encoding NADH-quinone oxidoreductase subunit J — its product is MLESILFYCFATLAVITALLVIFTRHPVYSVLYLVLTMFALAALYLMLHAYFVAAIQLIVYAGAILVLFLFVVMLLNLDQEGEESFRSGPARWFAVPIALSFVTELYFVLAPFLQNPSKMIPSSEGTIEAVGHLLFTKHLLPFEIISFVLLTAILGVTVLSKKGWK